From Glycine max cultivar Williams 82 chromosome 11, Glycine_max_v4.0, whole genome shotgun sequence, the proteins below share one genomic window:
- the LOC106795184 gene encoding LOW QUALITY PROTEIN: amino acid transporter AVT1I (The sequence of the model RefSeq protein was modified relative to this genomic sequence to represent the inferred CDS: deleted 1 base in 1 codon) yields the protein MPMAGEQGDRFSSITIPLLDDEKLHQVNGSDEALVAKTCDLHTPHVDNTSFFKTCFHLINALSGVGIISMPYALASGGWLSISLLFVIAIACCYTGILVKRCMDMDPDIKNFPDIGQRAFGDKGRIIVSIAMNSELYLVVTGFLILEGDNLDKLVPNMQLELAGLTIGGTSIFTMIAALVILPSVLLEDLSMLSYVSASGALASSIFLLSIFWNGTIDGTGFHAKGTIFRLSGIPAAVSLYAFCYSAHPILPTLYNFMRDKSQFSKVLSACFTVCTLGYAAAGVLGYLMFGQEVESQVTLNLPTGKFSSHVAIFTTLVNPITKYALMLTPVINAVKNKVSWHYNKRFTHMFVSTSMLISTLIVAVAIPLFGYLMSLIGALLSVSTSILMPSVCYLKISGAYKRFGSEMIINYSIIIMGVTIAVVGTYTSLVDIVHNL from the exons ATGCCTATGGCTGGTGAGCAAGGTGATAGATTCTCCTCCATTACCATACCCCTTCTCGATGATGAAAAATTGCACCAAGTGAATGGTTCAGATGAGGCTTTGGTGGCCAAAACTTGTGATCTACACACACCTCATGTGGATAACACCTCCTTTTTCAAGACCTGCTTCCACCTCATTAATGCCCTCTCAG GAGTTGGTATTATTTCCATGCCTTATGCACTGGCATCTGGGGGATGGTTAAGCATATCCCTACTATTTGTGATTGCCATTGCTTGTTGTTACACTGGCATTTTGGTCAAAAGATGCATGGATATGGATCCTGATATCAAGAAT TTTCCTGACATAGGTCAACGTGCATTTGGCGACAAGGGAAGGATAATTGTATCAATTGCTATGAATTCTGAGCTCTACCTAGTTGTAACAGGTTTTCTGATTTTAGAGGGTGACAATCTCGACAAACTAGTACCAAACATGCAACTTGAACTTGCAGGGTTAACAATTGGTGGTACATCAATTTTCACCATGATTGCTGCCCTTGTTATTTTGCCTAGTGTTTTGTTGGAGGATTTGAGCATGCTATCTTATGTCTCTGCTAGTGGTGCATTGGCTTCTTCCATTTTCCTCCTTTCTATATTTTGGAATGGAACCATTGATGGCACAGGATTTCATGCAAAGGGAACAATTTTTAGATTGAGTGGAATACCTGCTGCTGTCAGTTTATATGCCTTCTGTTATAGTGCTCATCCTATCCTTCCTACTCTCTATAATTTTATGAGAGACAAAAGTCAGTTCTCCAAG GTGCTGTCTGCATGCTTTACCGTATGCACCCTTGGTTATGCAGCAGCAGGTGTTTTGGGCTACTTAATGTTTGGACAGGAGGTTGAATCACAAGTGACTTTGAACCTCCCAACAGGCAAGTTCAGTTCACATGTGGCAATATTCACTACCTTGGTCAATCCTATAACCAAATATGCATTGATGCTTACTCCAGTCATAAATGCTGTAAAAAACAAAGTTTCATGGCATTACAACAAAAGGTTCACACATATGTTTGTCAGTACTTCCATGCTCATTAGCACTCTTATTGTAGCCGTGGCAATTCCCTTGTTTGGATATCTCATGTCACTCATTGGGGCATTACTAAGTGTCTCAACTTCAATTTTAATGCCATCAGTGTGCTACTTGAAGATTTCAGGAGCTTACAAGAGATTTGGGTCTGAAATGATCAtcaattattcaataataataatggggGTTACTATTGCTGTTGTGGGTACTTATACATCTCTTGTAGATATAGTTCATAATTTGTAA
- the LOC100805962 gene encoding spermidine hydroxycinnamoyl transferase, producing the protein MKTIVASYNITPNQPTPKDPLWLSDSDQIGVLGHVSILYIYRSAKEHNNNTVERMKNSLSKLLSYYYPVAGRLRLSKSGRMELDCNAKGVTLLEAETTNTFVDYGDDFSPSEFTDELIPKLDDTQQPIEEIPLLLVQLTRFHSGGDCEGLAIGVLLSHPLTDATGIIDFMNRWAKLSRGEELDPNEIPFLDRTLLKFPDILLEKPREVNTREISKLDTSTLQHIPTSKLLDQWKKPVVPQTPEDDGIDKPKKRSGAMLKLTSSQVERLKNKAMANNHQSSKQGSRPNYSRFEVVAAHIWRCASKALGDDLTQVRFSVNFRNRMNPPLPHNYFGNAVANVATPEGDIISNPLGFAAHKIREASHAVTDEFVKSQLNVSRLGQVQLDNIRAFFMRQGHRVNIPYALNHNVLFLTSFTNMPVYESDFGWGKPVHFGLASRSPADRAAILPSPDGDGVIVALFFQTALMQLFKNYFYEDMYLSLL; encoded by the coding sequence ATGAAAACCATTGTGGCTTCTTACAACATCACTCCAAATCAACCAACTCCAAAGGACCCTTTATGGCTATCCGATAGTGACCAAATCGGGGTCCTAGGTCATGTATCCATTCTCTACATTTACAGATCAGCAAAagaacacaacaacaacaccgTTGAGAGGATGAAGAACTCTCTTAGCAAGCTTCTATCGTACTACTATCCAGTAGCTGGCAGGTTAAGGTTGTCAAAAAGTGGTCGAATGGAATTGGATTGCAACGCAAAGGGAGTGACATTGCTTGAAGCCGAAACCACAAACACATTTGTTGATTATGGAGACGACTTTTCACCGTCCGAGTTCACCGATGAACTCATTCCAAAACTTGATGATACTCAACAACCTATAGAGGAGATTCCCCTACTGCTGGTGCAATTAACAAGGTTCCATAGTGGTGGTGATTGTGAAGGCCTTGCCATTGGAGTTCTTCTATCTCATCCTTTGACCGATGCCACCGGCATCATTGACTTCATGAACAGATGGGCAAAGCTGTCTCGGGGAGAAGAACTAGACCCTAATGAAATCCCGTTTCTTGATCGAACACTACTCAAATTCCCAGACATTTTGTTGGAGAAACCGAGGGAAGTAAATACTAGAGAGATTAGTAAACTTGACACCAGTACACTTCAACATATTCCAACATCAAAACTGTTAGATCAGTGGAAGAAGCCTGTGGTGCCACAAACACCAGAAGATGATGGGATAGATAAGCCAAAGAAGAGAAGTGGTGCAATGCTAAAACTCACATCAAGCCAGGTGGAGAGGCTAAAGAATAAGGCTATGGCTAATAACCATCAATCTTCAAAACAAGGGTCAAGACCTAATTATAGCAGATTTGAAGTTGTTGCTGCTCATATATGGAGGTGTGCATCTAAGGCTCTTGGTGATGACCTAACTCAAGTTCGGTTCAGTGTTAATTTTCGCAATAGAATGAACCCACCTCTCCCTCATAACTATTTTGGCAATGCTGTGGCAAACGTAGCCACACCTGAGGGAGATATCATATCAAACCCATTAGGTTTTGCTGCTCATAAGATAAGGGAAGCATCTCATGCAGTCACGGACGAGTTTGTAAAGTCACAATTAAACGTTAGTCGTTTAGGCCAAGTGCAATTGGATAACATAAGGGCTTTCTTCATGCGACAAGGACACCGTGTGAATATCCCTTATGCTTTGAATCATAATGTTTTGTTCCTCACAAGCTTCACTAACATGCCAGTGTATGAATCAGATTTTGGTTGGGGAAAGCCAGTGCATTTTGGCTTAGCAAGTAGATCTCCAGCAGATAGGGCTGCAATTCTTCCAAGCCCAGATGGAGATGGTGTTATTGTAGCCTTATTTTTTCAGACAGCACTTATGCAGCTtttcaaaaattacttttatgaGGATATGTATTTATCCTTGTTATAG